A genome region from candidate division KSB1 bacterium includes the following:
- a CDS encoding sodium:proton antiporter: protein MTLYILCFVLFLVGLYGVITKRDLIKIILSIGILGYAANLFLILVAYRHGAVYPILVENADRQAMVDPLPQALVLTSIVIELGITALLVALAVRLFQKYKTFDITKIRRLRG from the coding sequence ATGACGCTATATATTTTATGTTTTGTACTGTTTCTGGTGGGATTGTATGGCGTGATTACCAAACGGGATCTGATTAAAATCATCCTGTCGATCGGAATTTTGGGTTACGCGGCCAATCTCTTTCTGATCCTGGTCGCCTATCGCCATGGCGCCGTGTATCCCATTCTGGTCGAGAACGCTGACCGGCAGGCGATGGTCGATCCTCTGCCCCAGGCGCTGGTGTTGACCTCCATTGTCATAGAACTGGGGATCACAGCGCTGCTGGTGGCGCTGGCCGTGCGATTGTTTCAAAAATACAAAACCTTTGATATTACAAAAATCAGGAGACTGCGAGGATGA
- a CDS encoding proton-conducting transporter membrane subunit: MNLPLFVIIPLFTAFLITLIAGKKDIWGVVLSLSATGALTVLAVIGFSRVSGETVIYEVGGWPAPIGIVMVLDALSAFMLIIVSGVAVTALLYSIQYIRHLSANWKYYALFMLMLSGMNGVIITGDLFNLYVFMEIALLAAFALVAYGSRAREFEAAFKYAIMGSVSSMLILIGIGVTYSATSTLTLAKVAQVLPEQPAQLIVWLAAFFLAGFGLKAAMVPFHAWLPDAHSSAPAPISSMLSGVLIKVLGIYVIIRLFFNVFNAPPVLLSVLTVLGIISIVAAGLVSILQWDLKRLLAYSSISQIGYILLGLGLGTPLAILGAVFHLFNHAVFKSLLFYNAGSIELSMGTRNLKSMGRLTERLPVTSGTSMIASLAISGIPPFNGFFSKLIIIMAAVAAGKFWLSALAIIGSVLTLAAVLKFQQYSRRRSVEVESTGETTGLAMNTAMLALALICIIGGCLLLPGIKEFTLEPVVNVISGKLQYIQLVLGRSL; encoded by the coding sequence ATGAACCTGCCGCTATTTGTTATCATTCCGTTGTTCACGGCATTTTTGATCACGCTGATCGCCGGAAAAAAAGACATCTGGGGCGTGGTGTTATCCCTGAGTGCCACAGGCGCCTTGACCGTGCTGGCGGTTATCGGTTTTTCACGAGTCAGCGGCGAAACAGTGATCTATGAGGTGGGCGGCTGGCCGGCGCCGATTGGCATTGTCATGGTCCTGGATGCCCTGTCTGCCTTTATGCTCATCATTGTCAGCGGCGTGGCCGTGACCGCGCTTTTGTATTCGATTCAATACATCCGGCATTTATCTGCAAACTGGAAATATTACGCCCTGTTCATGCTGATGCTCAGCGGGATGAATGGCGTCATCATTACCGGAGATCTTTTTAATCTCTATGTGTTTATGGAAATTGCCCTGCTGGCCGCATTCGCTCTGGTGGCTTATGGGTCCAGAGCCCGGGAATTTGAAGCGGCTTTTAAATACGCGATTATGGGGTCTGTTTCATCCATGCTGATTCTGATCGGTATCGGCGTCACCTACAGCGCCACTTCGACGCTGACTCTGGCGAAAGTTGCCCAGGTTCTTCCGGAACAGCCGGCACAGCTGATAGTGTGGCTGGCTGCTTTTTTCCTCGCCGGTTTCGGCCTCAAAGCCGCTATGGTGCCGTTTCACGCCTGGCTGCCGGATGCGCATTCCTCGGCGCCGGCGCCCATATCCTCCATGCTGTCCGGCGTGTTGATCAAAGTCCTTGGAATCTATGTGATAATCCGGCTGTTTTTCAATGTATTCAATGCGCCGCCGGTTTTATTGTCTGTTTTGACGGTACTGGGTATCATATCCATCGTTGCCGCGGGACTGGTTTCCATACTGCAGTGGGATCTGAAACGGCTGCTGGCTTACAGCAGCATCAGTCAAATTGGCTACATTCTGCTGGGACTCGGACTGGGCACCCCGCTTGCCATACTGGGCGCTGTGTTTCACCTGTTCAATCATGCTGTTTTCAAGTCGCTGCTGTTTTACAATGCCGGCAGCATTGAACTGTCCATGGGCACCCGCAATCTCAAAAGCATGGGCAGATTAACCGAACGCCTTCCCGTCACATCCGGCACTTCCATGATTGCATCGCTGGCGATTTCCGGTATCCCGCCGTTCAATGGTTTTTTCAGTAAACTGATCATCATCATGGCAGCTGTCGCGGCGGGAAAATTCTGGCTGTCCGCTCTGGCCATTATCGGCAGTGTCCTGACGCTGGCAGCGGTTCTGAAATTTCAGCAATACAGCCGGCGCCGTAGCGTCGAGGTCGAGTCGACAGGAGAAACAACCGGATTGGCCATGAATACCGCCATGCTGGCTCTGGCTCTGATTTGTATTATCGGCGGATGCCTGCTTCTGCCGGGCATCAAGGAATTCACATTGGAACCGGTGGTGAATGTGATTTCCGGAAAACTGCAATACATTCAACTGGTTCTGGGGAGGTCGTTATGA
- a CDS encoding Na+/H+ antiporter subunit E, whose protein sequence is MSIKFKSRIFVFILSLLVWLALTDIKNVQELIAGSIVALLVSLTAGHWLITTSKQKHVLHRSLYALIYFLKFLREMVKANLHVAYIVVHPRLPIKPGIVKIKTRLTKEAAITVLTNSITLTPGTLTIDVDEKKSIYVHWIDIKSKEVNECTELIGNRFEPLLTEVFE, encoded by the coding sequence ATGAGTATCAAATTTAAAAGCAGAATTTTTGTTTTTATTCTGTCGCTGCTGGTCTGGCTGGCTTTGACGGATATTAAAAACGTTCAGGAACTCATCGCGGGATCTATCGTTGCGCTTCTGGTCAGTCTGACAGCCGGCCACTGGCTGATCACAACGAGCAAACAAAAGCATGTGCTGCATCGGTCGCTGTACGCGTTGATCTATTTTCTCAAATTTCTCCGGGAAATGGTCAAAGCCAACCTGCATGTTGCCTATATTGTGGTGCATCCCCGCCTGCCGATCAAACCCGGTATTGTGAAAATAAAAACCCGACTCACCAAGGAAGCGGCGATCACCGTACTGACCAATTCGATTACGCTGACACCGGGCACTCTAACGATTGATGTGGACGAAAAAAAGTCGATTTATGTTCACTGGATTGATATTAAAAGCAAAGAGGTTAATGAATGCACCGAGTTGATCGGTAACCGGTTTGAACCCCTGCTCACGGAGGTGTTTGAATGA
- a CDS encoding monovalent cation/H+ antiporter complex subunit F — MKFLRWLSGLLLIALFFYINFFIYQGELLFKLINIILFSSLFVLLRVIFGPSPADRIVAVDILGVLIVGMLALIGLYYDNDFFVDIGLIWALLSFIASLAFAKILEGRSLDD, encoded by the coding sequence ATGAAATTTTTGCGATGGCTTTCCGGATTGCTGTTGATTGCTCTGTTTTTCTATATCAACTTTTTTATATATCAAGGTGAACTATTATTCAAACTAATCAATATTATTTTATTCAGTTCGCTGTTTGTGCTGCTGCGTGTGATTTTCGGGCCGTCTCCGGCGGACCGGATCGTTGCCGTGGATATTCTCGGTGTACTGATTGTCGGTATGCTGGCGCTGATCGGACTGTATTATGACAATGATTTTTTTGTCGATATCGGGCTCATCTGGGCACTGTTGAGTTTTATCGCCTCACTGGCGTTTGCTAAAATTCTGGAAGGGAGGTCGCTTGATGATTAA
- the mnhG gene encoding monovalent cation/H(+) antiporter subunit G, whose protein sequence is MINETIGLIFIGMGIAFDFFGVLGLLRLPDVYNRLQAATKCVTFGSAGVLFGAFIIKGFTPFGFKALLGIAFIFLTAPVAAHAISRAAHRSGIPLTRETEIDYYAKDHELKK, encoded by the coding sequence ATGATTAATGAGACCATTGGACTGATCTTTATAGGTATGGGTATCGCATTCGACTTTTTCGGTGTTTTGGGTCTGCTGAGGCTTCCGGATGTTTATAATCGACTTCAGGCAGCAACCAAATGCGTCACCTTTGGCTCGGCCGGCGTCCTGTTTGGCGCTTTTATCATAAAAGGATTTACCCCGTTCGGATTCAAAGCCCTGTTGGGCATTGCGTTCATATTTCTGACAGCTCCGGTGGCAGCGCATGCCATATCCCGGGCCGCACATCGAAGCGGTATCCCGCTGACCCGGGAAACAGAAATTGATTATTACGCAAAAGATCATGAACTGAAAAAATAA
- a CDS encoding 4Fe-4S dicluster domain-containing protein: MFLPKLREVKEALSSLFSAPYTTRFPKEAFEPAEQFRGFPKYHEDYCVGCGACAQVCPPAAITMTDDVEHKTRRLTVNYASCIHCGQCEEKCMTEQGIQLSTQYSLSGTDLEAEDMFEHVDKELLLCELCGEVIAARDHLLWLKDRLGAKAYAHPNLLLETQKAFADLPRADAKARIRREDQFKQVCPRCRHKTVVADEF, translated from the coding sequence ATGTTTCTGCCAAAATTGCGCGAAGTGAAAGAAGCGCTTTCTTCCCTGTTTTCCGCTCCGTATACTACCCGGTTTCCCAAAGAAGCGTTTGAACCGGCTGAACAGTTCCGGGGCTTTCCCAAATACCATGAGGACTATTGCGTGGGATGCGGCGCCTGCGCCCAGGTCTGTCCTCCGGCAGCAATCACCATGACGGATGACGTGGAACATAAAACCAGAAGATTGACGGTTAACTATGCCTCTTGCATTCATTGCGGTCAATGCGAGGAAAAATGCATGACGGAACAGGGTATTCAATTGTCAACGCAATACTCGCTCTCGGGCACAGACCTCGAGGCAGAGGACATGTTCGAACATGTGGACAAGGAACTGCTGCTTTGTGAACTATGCGGAGAGGTCATCGCGGCGCGCGATCATTTGCTATGGCTCAAAGACCGGTTGGGCGCCAAAGCCTATGCCCATCCGAATCTGTTGCTGGAAACTCAAAAAGCATTCGCCGACCTGCCAAGAGCAGATGCCAAAGCCCGGATACGCCGGGAAGACCAGTTCAAGCAGGTATGCCCGCGATGCCGGCATAAAACCGTGGTTGCGGATGAATTTTAA
- a CDS encoding hydrogenase maturation protease produces the protein MNFKTFCKTLFPAQPLVFVGLGNDARGDDAAGLLFLHMLNQQPEFRSAVFIRAGANPENVLQPILNAQPSMLIFIDSTDWGGAPGDIRWIDRSELDQIRISTHAFSISMVEEYLKAHRAMDIRYLGIQVRSTRTGEPICKPVRRAIKSFFTPAGESTL, from the coding sequence ATGAATTTTAAAACATTCTGTAAAACCCTCTTCCCCGCCCAACCCCTGGTCTTTGTTGGTCTTGGCAACGACGCCCGGGGTGATGACGCCGCGGGATTGCTGTTTCTGCACATGCTGAACCAGCAACCGGAATTTCGTTCTGCGGTGTTCATCCGGGCCGGCGCTAATCCGGAAAATGTATTACAGCCCATCCTGAACGCTCAGCCGTCTATGCTGATTTTCATCGACAGCACGGACTGGGGCGGCGCACCCGGGGATATCCGCTGGATTGATCGCAGTGAGCTCGATCAAATCCGTATCAGCACACATGCCTTTTCAATCTCAATGGTAGAAGAATACCTCAAGGCTCACCGGGCAATGGACATCCGTTATTTGGGGATACAGGTGCGCTCCACCCGCACCGGCGAACCAATCTGCAAACCGGTTCGTCGTGCCATCAAATCATTTTTCACCCCCGCTGGAGAAAGCACACTGTAA
- a CDS encoding M24 family metallopeptidase: MDIPAIQQALNTQNIDGWLFYDFHDRDAIAARVLNMDTSRSATRRWFYFIPAHGTPQKLVHRIESWRCDHLPGDKQVYLAWQSLEEQLKNMLGNAKTVAMQYSPNNAIPYVSIVDAGTIDLVRSFGFNVVSSADLVGQFEAHLTMQDWERHKQAGRIIQDIKNAAFKEIAIRLVKNNPPTEHEIQVFIQEKMRENHMVWPDGPIVAVNDHAGDPHYEPTPDNSATMKQGDLVLIDLWAKQDVPGGIYYDITWMGFIDTEVPDSYDSLFSIIASARDAAVKLVEQRFAEKKPVHGWQVDEVCRNVIKDAGYGDYFTHRTGHNIGEEVHGNGVHIDNLETRDERKILPGTCFSIEPGIYMPEKNMGFRTEIDVFVTEDGKIDITGDVQQRILPILSL, from the coding sequence ATGGATATTCCCGCTATACAGCAAGCCCTGAACACTCAAAATATTGACGGCTGGTTGTTTTATGATTTTCATGACCGAGATGCGATTGCAGCGCGCGTTCTGAACATGGATACCAGCCGGTCGGCGACACGACGATGGTTTTATTTTATTCCCGCCCACGGTACACCGCAAAAACTGGTGCACCGCATCGAATCCTGGCGCTGCGACCACCTGCCGGGCGACAAACAGGTGTACCTGGCCTGGCAGAGCCTGGAAGAACAATTGAAAAACATGCTCGGTAATGCCAAAACGGTCGCTATGCAGTATTCACCCAACAACGCCATTCCGTACGTCTCCATCGTGGATGCCGGTACCATCGATTTGGTACGCAGTTTCGGATTCAACGTGGTGTCCAGCGCCGACCTGGTCGGGCAGTTCGAAGCCCACCTGACAATGCAAGACTGGGAGCGCCACAAACAAGCCGGCCGCATCATTCAGGACATTAAAAATGCGGCGTTTAAAGAGATCGCAATCCGCTTGGTCAAGAATAATCCCCCCACGGAACATGAGATACAGGTGTTCATTCAGGAGAAAATGCGCGAGAACCACATGGTATGGCCGGACGGCCCTATTGTGGCGGTCAATGATCATGCCGGTGATCCGCATTACGAGCCCACTCCGGACAACAGCGCTACCATGAAACAGGGCGATCTTGTGCTCATTGATCTGTGGGCCAAGCAGGATGTCCCCGGCGGTATCTATTATGATATCACCTGGATGGGATTTATCGATACCGAGGTCCCCGACTCTTACGATTCTCTGTTCAGTATTATCGCTTCTGCCCGTGACGCGGCGGTCAAACTCGTTGAACAGCGGTTTGCAGAAAAGAAACCCGTACACGGCTGGCAAGTGGATGAGGTGTGCCGCAATGTCATCAAAGACGCCGGTTATGGCGACTATTTCACGCATCGTACCGGACACAATATCGGAGAAGAGGTGCACGGCAACGGGGTGCATATTGATAATCTGGAAACCCGTGACGAACGTAAAATCTTGCCGGGAACCTGTTTTTCTATTGAGCCCGGCATTTATATGCCGGAAAAAAACATGGGCTTTCGAACCGAGATTGATGTATTTGTCACTGAAGACGGCAAGATCGATATTACCGGTGATGTTCAGCAGCGTATCCTGCCGATTCTCAGTCTGTGA
- a CDS encoding four helix bundle protein, whose amino-acid sequence MSSKVESFQDLVVWQKSHKLAQFVFKSKFSGKEGKALADLLTVRIVDIPSNLAIGFKKRGKKAKIHYYREALTALQDVSYLFLLAKDLECLKNADEMYEDLETIERMIKRLIRSNAQN is encoded by the coding sequence ATGAGCTCAAAAGTTGAATCATTCCAGGATCTGGTGGTTTGGCAAAAGAGTCACAAACTCGCACAATTTGTTTTTAAATCCAAATTTTCCGGCAAGGAAGGCAAGGCCCTTGCTGATCTCCTGACTGTAAGAATCGTAGATATTCCCAGCAATCTGGCAATCGGATTTAAAAAACGCGGGAAAAAAGCCAAGATCCATTACTACCGGGAAGCGTTAACCGCTCTCCAGGATGTTTCCTATCTGTTTCTCCTGGCCAAAGACCTGGAATGTCTGAAAAATGCCGACGAGATGTACGAAGATCTCGAAACCATTGAGAGAATGATTAAGCGATTGATTCGTTCGAACGCTCAAAATTAA
- the pyrR gene encoding bifunctional pyr operon transcriptional regulator/uracil phosphoribosyltransferase PyrR: MDTKIKATVISSEDLNRTVTRLAHQIVEYNSGAEKLALVGIRTRGATLAERLVKKIEEIEQKKVPLGILDITLYRDDFKKRFKQPNIQLTDLSFQIDDIPVVLVDDVLYTGRTARAALDALMDYGRPSNIQLAVLIDRGHRELPIQPDFIGKVVTTQVGEEIKVNLEEIDGQNCVHLIQVSENM; the protein is encoded by the coding sequence ATGGACACAAAAATAAAAGCAACGGTAATCTCTTCGGAAGATTTAAACCGGACGGTAACACGATTGGCGCATCAGATTGTTGAATATAATTCAGGCGCGGAAAAGCTGGCTCTGGTCGGCATCCGAACCCGGGGCGCCACACTGGCTGAACGGCTGGTGAAAAAAATAGAAGAGATTGAGCAGAAAAAAGTGCCGCTGGGCATTCTCGACATTACATTGTACCGGGATGATTTCAAAAAACGATTCAAGCAGCCCAACATTCAGCTCACCGATCTTTCGTTCCAAATTGATGATATTCCGGTTGTTTTAGTGGATGATGTTTTGTATACCGGCCGCACCGCACGCGCCGCCCTGGACGCTCTGATGGATTACGGCCGGCCCTCCAATATACAGCTGGCCGTTCTGATTGACCGCGGCCATCGTGAACTCCCGATCCAGCCTGATTTTATCGGCAAAGTGGTCACCACCCAGGTGGGTGAAGAGATCAAGGTCAATCTGGAGGAAATCGACGGTCAGAACTGTGTTCATTTAATTCAAGTTTCGGAGAATATGTAA
- a CDS encoding aspartate carbamoyltransferase catalytic subunit: MPVSISHLLGLEDVSAQDIGTILDTAETFKEVLERPIPKVPTLRGTTVLNLFYEPSTRTRISFELAEKRLTADTINFSKATSSVSKGEVLRDTIRNIEAMKIDMIVVRHSAAGVPLFLTQCSDAAVINAGDGKHEHPTQALLDMLSLRQKFGSLKGLKVAIVGDILHSRVAGSNIHGLLTMGAEVMLCGPKTLIPPHIHDLGVSVSYQIDQALEWADAVNVLRIQLERQKSGLFPSIREYHAQIRRDAPPYRTTEKEITIMHPGPINRGVELDSDVADSDASIILYQVTNGVAVRMAVLYLLANPEGKVE, encoded by the coding sequence ATGCCTGTATCCATTTCACATTTACTCGGTCTGGAAGATGTTTCCGCTCAGGATATCGGGACGATTCTGGATACCGCGGAAACATTCAAAGAGGTTCTGGAGCGCCCCATTCCCAAAGTCCCCACGCTGCGCGGCACCACCGTATTGAACCTGTTTTACGAACCCTCGACACGCACACGCATCTCGTTTGAACTGGCGGAAAAACGTTTAACCGCAGATACGATCAACTTTTCCAAAGCCACCAGTTCGGTATCCAAAGGCGAAGTCCTGCGCGACACCATCCGCAATATTGAAGCCATGAAAATCGATATGATCGTGGTGCGTCATTCGGCCGCCGGCGTGCCCCTGTTCCTCACCCAGTGCTCGGATGCAGCTGTGATCAATGCCGGTGACGGCAAGCACGAACATCCTACCCAGGCGCTGTTGGATATGCTCAGTCTGCGGCAGAAATTCGGTTCATTAAAAGGGCTCAAAGTGGCCATCGTGGGCGATATTCTGCACAGTCGTGTCGCCGGGTCCAACATTCACGGACTTTTAACCATGGGCGCCGAGGTTATGCTCTGCGGTCCCAAAACCCTGATCCCGCCGCATATCCATGATCTGGGCGTATCGGTCTCCTATCAAATTGATCAAGCCCTGGAATGGGCGGATGCGGTCAATGTTCTCCGCATTCAGCTGGAACGCCAGAAAAGCGGCCTGTTTCCCAGTATTCGCGAGTATCACGCCCAAATTCGGCGTGACGCGCCGCCGTATCGAACAACAGAAAAAGAAATCACCATTATGCACCCCGGGCCCATCAATCGCGGTGTGGAACTCGACAGCGATGTTGCGGATTCGGACGCCTCAATCATTCTGTATCAGGTGACCAACGGAGTCGCCGTGCGTATGGCTGTGTTGTATCTGCTGGCCAATCCGGAAGGTAAAGTTGAATAA
- a CDS encoding dihydroorotase: MNLQALKHICLKNAELVDPVAHTRQSADIIIKNGIIQEIGKIDSSFSGESVDCSGQVISPGLVDMHVHLREPGREDEETVETGCAAAMAGGFTAVLPMPNTDPPCDNQQVVRFLKQKAEKELVDVYPVGAITKGRKGIEMAEIADLYQAGAVAFSDDGSTSSNSLVMRYALEYASMYNAPIIDHCEDHKLANQGHMNEGVMSTRLGITGIPNAAESVIIARDIELVRLTGSALHVAHLSTAEGVELVRRAKQEGLPVTCEVAPHHLLFTDQDLTGFDPNLKMNPPLRTPKDMDALMQGIADGTVDVFASDHAPHSLEEKQVEFEAAPFGIIGLQSMLSVILKTVVESGALSLEQALEKMCVTPRKLLNLPVPQIKTGEPANLSIFNPKAKTVLRKQDIKSLSHNSPYIDMELSGKVYGVCNKGLMYINK, from the coding sequence ATGAATTTACAAGCATTGAAACATATCTGTCTGAAAAACGCCGAGCTCGTAGACCCGGTGGCCCACACCCGGCAATCGGCCGATATCATTATCAAGAACGGAATCATTCAAGAGATCGGCAAAATTGATTCCTCGTTCTCAGGAGAAAGCGTGGATTGCAGCGGTCAGGTTATCTCTCCCGGACTCGTTGATATGCACGTACATCTGCGCGAGCCTGGACGCGAGGACGAGGAAACCGTGGAAACCGGCTGCGCCGCAGCCATGGCCGGCGGTTTTACAGCCGTGCTGCCCATGCCCAACACCGATCCGCCCTGCGACAATCAGCAGGTGGTGCGTTTTCTCAAACAAAAGGCGGAAAAAGAGCTGGTGGACGTTTATCCGGTCGGTGCGATCACCAAGGGCCGCAAAGGAATAGAAATGGCGGAAATCGCCGATCTGTATCAGGCCGGCGCCGTGGCCTTTTCCGATGACGGCAGCACATCATCCAACAGCCTGGTGATGCGCTACGCCTTGGAATACGCCAGTATGTACAACGCACCGATCATTGATCATTGTGAAGATCACAAGCTGGCCAATCAGGGACATATGAACGAAGGTGTCATGTCCACGCGCCTGGGCATCACAGGCATACCCAACGCCGCAGAATCCGTGATCATTGCCCGGGACATTGAGCTGGTACGGCTGACCGGCAGTGCGCTGCACGTGGCGCACCTGTCCACAGCCGAGGGTGTTGAACTGGTCAGACGCGCCAAACAGGAAGGATTGCCGGTCACCTGCGAGGTGGCGCCGCATCATCTGTTGTTCACGGACCAGGACTTGACCGGATTTGATCCCAATTTAAAAATGAATCCGCCCCTGCGCACCCCAAAAGACATGGACGCCCTGATGCAGGGCATTGCCGACGGCACCGTCGACGTATTCGCGTCCGATCATGCGCCGCACTCGCTGGAAGAAAAGCAGGTCGAGTTTGAAGCCGCACCCTTTGGTATTATCGGATTACAGAGTATGCTGAGCGTCATCCTTAAAACCGTCGTAGAATCCGGCGCCCTGTCCCTGGAACAGGCCCTAGAAAAAATGTGCGTCACACCGCGTAAACTGCTAAATCTACCGGTCCCACAGATCAAAACCGGAGAACCGGCCAATCTGAGTATTTTTAATCCAAAAGCCAAAACCGTGCTCAGGAAACAGGATATCAAATCCCTGTCACATAATTCGCCCTATATCGATATGGAACTTTCCGGAAAGGTGTATGGCGTGTGCAACAAGGGATTGATGTATATAAATAAATAA
- a CDS encoding hydrogenase maturation nickel metallochaperone HypA encodes MTSVCMHETAIAGNIIDIVTETGRRHPDVEIKRVRVVIGEMIAVVPELLLHAYDSLITDTPLQYSSLDLTIIPVTANCSQCDASFGIDEFEFTCPFCQSSSIQLTSGHEFYVKEVEVEPCPS; translated from the coding sequence ATGACGAGTGTCTGTATGCACGAAACCGCTATTGCCGGAAACATTATTGACATTGTAACCGAAACCGGACGCCGTCATCCGGATGTGGAAATCAAACGTGTTCGGGTGGTCATTGGTGAAATGATCGCGGTGGTGCCGGAGTTGCTGCTGCACGCCTATGATTCGCTCATCACCGACACGCCTCTGCAGTATTCAAGTCTTGATCTCACGATTATTCCCGTTACCGCAAACTGCAGTCAATGCGATGCATCATTTGGCATCGACGAATTCGAATTTACCTGCCCTTTTTGTCAATCCAGCAGTATTCAACTAACGTCAGGTCATGAATTTTACGTCAAAGAAGTGGAGGTGGAACCATGTCCATCATAA
- the hypB gene encoding hydrogenase nickel incorporation protein HypB, producing MSIITVERKVLEKNDEIAAVLKKQFSDQRTVVLNLVSSPGSGKTTLLEQTLQALQGQVRMAVVEGDVQTDNDAKRIARYHVPVAQIVTHGACHLDAQLVRDAVSRIDLTGVQLLFIENVGNLVCPASYDLGEQHKIVMVSTTEGDDKPVKYPHMFRAADLCILNKTDLLPYVDFDKHQFRKNAEKINANLLFFEVSAKTGEGLQDWCQWLVDGTQTSGN from the coding sequence ATGTCCATCATAACAGTGGAACGCAAAGTGTTGGAAAAAAATGACGAGATCGCGGCTGTCCTGAAAAAGCAGTTCTCGGATCAGAGAACCGTTGTATTAAACCTGGTAAGTTCTCCCGGTTCCGGAAAAACCACCTTGCTGGAGCAAACCCTGCAGGCGCTGCAGGGTCAGGTTCGCATGGCTGTCGTGGAAGGGGATGTGCAAACCGATAACGATGCCAAACGCATTGCCCGCTACCATGTACCGGTGGCGCAAATCGTCACCCACGGCGCCTGCCATCTGGATGCACAACTGGTGCGCGATGCCGTATCCCGGATTGATCTTACGGGTGTTCAGCTGCTGTTTATCGAAAACGTCGGCAACCTCGTCTGCCCCGCCAGCTATGATCTGGGCGAACAGCATAAAATTGTCATGGTGTCCACCACCGAAGGCGACGACAAACCTGTGAAATATCCGCATATGTTTCGGGCTGCGGATCTCTGCATTCTGAATAAAACCGATCTGCTGCCGTACGTTGACTTTGACAAGCATCAATTCCGGAAAAACGCGGAAAAAATCAATGCAAATCTCTTATTTTTTGAGGTTTCCGCCAAAACCGGAGAGGGATTGCAGGATTGGTGTCAATGGCTGGTTGACGGCACACAAACATCCGGAAACTAA